In a genomic window of Demequina muriae:
- a CDS encoding DHHW family protein, whose amino-acid sequence MADTPSHAAPRRRRTLLVTLLPGVALFAIVIVGLVGLSLRTEPRASNLDGRDLVEFPAPDPDEPVEAIEAVIDKSWMAGVEDWAGDQIPGRATWLSIHAVVQTDALQDPVVDDVYMDGPDGFLFERHLDRSVPENMAANAQALSDQLAEAEIPLMWIYAPRKEELRPEVTPEAWGNDLVTERPNVLAALDTGDPMLDLTQTFDDPELFRVQYFRNDHHWTADAAALAVQESAELARDELGVDIPDDARSYERVIYDDAAFYGTLGRRVTAPVTPGKDFLSWMEPEGGFSARQCLDDACDSPLINTYRLEEDSLYANRYRVFLGGDSGLLRIVNEDAPSDTTAVLLKDSYGNPFAMYLAERVRELYVIDERHYDGDLEMTEFAADVDADIMMVLHNQVSLLGVTRFDSTSWVDVKGASTYVEGD is encoded by the coding sequence ATGGCTGATACCCCTTCGCACGCCGCCCCCCGGCGCCGCCGCACTCTCCTCGTGACTCTCCTCCCGGGCGTCGCGCTCTTCGCCATCGTCATCGTGGGGCTGGTGGGGCTGTCCCTGCGCACGGAGCCGCGTGCCTCGAACCTCGACGGCCGCGACCTCGTCGAGTTCCCTGCGCCCGATCCGGACGAGCCGGTGGAGGCCATCGAGGCGGTCATCGACAAGTCGTGGATGGCCGGTGTCGAGGACTGGGCAGGCGATCAGATCCCCGGACGCGCCACGTGGCTGTCCATCCACGCAGTGGTGCAGACGGACGCGCTTCAGGATCCCGTGGTCGACGACGTCTACATGGACGGTCCCGACGGGTTCCTGTTCGAGCGGCACCTCGATCGTTCGGTGCCGGAGAACATGGCCGCCAACGCGCAGGCGCTGTCCGACCAGCTCGCGGAGGCCGAGATTCCGCTCATGTGGATCTACGCCCCGCGCAAGGAGGAGCTGCGACCCGAGGTGACCCCGGAAGCGTGGGGCAACGACCTGGTCACAGAGCGGCCGAATGTGCTGGCCGCGCTCGACACCGGCGACCCGATGCTCGACCTCACCCAGACCTTCGACGACCCGGAGCTGTTCCGGGTGCAGTACTTCCGCAACGATCACCACTGGACGGCCGACGCGGCGGCGCTCGCCGTGCAGGAGTCCGCCGAGCTGGCGCGGGACGAGCTCGGCGTCGACATTCCGGACGACGCTCGCTCGTACGAGCGCGTCATCTACGACGATGCGGCGTTCTACGGCACGCTCGGGCGCCGCGTGACCGCGCCCGTGACCCCGGGCAAGGACTTCCTCTCCTGGATGGAGCCGGAAGGCGGTTTCTCGGCGCGCCAGTGCCTGGACGACGCGTGCGACTCACCGCTCATCAACACCTACCGGCTCGAAGAGGACTCGCTGTACGCCAATCGCTACCGCGTGTTCCTGGGCGGCGACTCCGGGCTGCTGCGGATCGTGAACGAGGATGCACCGTCGGACACCACGGCGGTGCTCCTCAAGGACTCGTACGGCAACCCGTTCGCGATGTACCTCGCCGAGCGGGTGCGCGAGCTGTACGTCATCGACGAGCGGCACTACGACGGCGATCTCGAGATGACCGAGTTCGCCGCGGACGTCGACGCGGACATCATGATGGTGCTCCACAATCAGGTGTCGCTGCTGGGCGTGACGCGCTTCGACTCGACCTCGTGGGTGGACGTCAAGGGCGCCAGCACCTACGTGGAGGGCGACTGA
- a CDS encoding CDP-glycerol glycerophosphotransferase family protein: protein MVSLTHLDPPPHSVVAVSRTSGVQIPLRLLTDGARTVAEIDLRRFAGDERERWSLHAMTGDSRAPLALPRDVTVGEMRPFRAGSSAALVSISGAGTVVVVSGPPFPPTPKVVTNAMVSRQSGTTIMGRAWVPPHGASSANLVLRERGTDNEVAVPLRTWRASKAVGGLQRHAFRATLAWTDTLDAFVDPGTLDVSLEITFEHADTVRVRVPRPRTAGVVRMDPSFAVDGDRGHVFSPFFTFKAKRLSFTHSRLPRDVMSFIRSESRLIRARRAWARVRHPSQRPIWVIGERPDRFQDTAFAFFSWLSEHHPEIDARAVIDADSPDFDRAAAVGTVVRAGTIDHARTVLHATRIIGSHHPGYLYPLRTDRFDARVRGLRVFLQHGIMGTKWMADLYGRDADGFSPDLVIASSERERDLLVRDFGYRPRQIAVTGLSRFDTLMAHHPTPRKRLLVIPTWRDWLANPDDYAGSEYSREWHGLLSDPTFVAMCADAGLEVVLSLHPNMRRYVADFEDAGVTVMRPGEISVQDLLIDSAVVLTDYSSVGFDAALLHRPVLYFQFDRDRFLGRKGSHLDLDSDLPGDIAFTRAQVIGALGRVIGNGLQPSDENVQVADSYYPPRDQQANARIHAAIASAHRTRRLRITADARRTLERIATSGYRRLRRSDLYFPLARLVLRVASALPRDDRRVVFESGVGKQFGDSPRAIYEEVLRSRPDLRTVWAYNGRPANIGGGADVVKRLSLRYFVHLGRARFWVSNQSLPHYVHSDARRVYIQTWHGTPLKRMLHDLDVVTGRDSGYVERATTAAQQWSVLLSPNPHSSSVMRSAFQFDGDIVELGYPRNDVFFGVARLEAEARVRRAYRLSPTRRIVLFAPTFRDDQLGSASGQGPAGNIDPVLFARRFGADAVLLVRKHVLDRTTVVIPDEASSAVVDVSDYPDTQDLLAATDVLITDYSSLFFDFANLRRPMIFHVPDLDRYRDELRGFYLDMEKDLPGPLTRTDDEVHEAIETALTEGALPGFDIDAFAARYCPQDDGSASARVVETLMTDRS, encoded by the coding sequence ATGGTGTCGCTTACCCACCTCGATCCCCCGCCCCACTCCGTGGTCGCGGTGTCGCGGACGTCGGGAGTCCAGATCCCGTTGCGGCTGCTCACTGACGGCGCACGCACGGTCGCAGAGATCGACCTGCGCCGCTTCGCCGGCGACGAGCGCGAACGCTGGTCGCTCCACGCAATGACCGGCGACTCACGTGCGCCGCTCGCACTGCCGCGAGACGTGACCGTCGGGGAGATGCGTCCCTTCCGCGCGGGCTCCTCCGCCGCCCTCGTCTCGATCTCAGGAGCGGGCACCGTCGTGGTGGTCTCCGGCCCACCCTTCCCGCCCACGCCCAAGGTCGTGACCAACGCGATGGTCTCCCGTCAGTCGGGCACGACGATCATGGGGCGCGCCTGGGTTCCGCCCCACGGCGCCTCGTCAGCGAACCTGGTGCTGCGCGAGCGCGGCACCGACAACGAGGTCGCGGTTCCCCTCCGCACCTGGCGTGCGTCGAAGGCGGTGGGAGGCCTCCAGCGGCACGCGTTCCGCGCCACGCTGGCGTGGACCGACACGCTCGACGCGTTCGTCGACCCTGGCACCCTCGACGTCTCGTTGGAGATCACGTTCGAGCACGCGGACACCGTGCGGGTGCGCGTCCCCCGGCCCCGCACCGCGGGCGTGGTGCGCATGGACCCGAGCTTCGCGGTCGACGGCGACCGTGGCCACGTCTTCAGCCCCTTCTTCACCTTCAAGGCGAAACGCCTCTCCTTCACCCACAGCCGGCTGCCGCGCGACGTGATGTCGTTCATCCGATCCGAGTCACGACTCATCCGGGCGCGGCGCGCGTGGGCCCGGGTGCGGCACCCTTCTCAGCGGCCCATCTGGGTGATCGGGGAGCGGCCCGACCGGTTCCAGGACACGGCCTTCGCCTTCTTCTCATGGCTGAGCGAGCATCACCCCGAGATCGACGCGCGTGCAGTGATCGACGCCGACAGCCCCGACTTCGACCGCGCGGCCGCGGTGGGCACCGTCGTCAGGGCGGGGACCATCGATCACGCTCGCACGGTCCTGCACGCCACCCGCATCATCGGTTCGCACCACCCCGGATACCTGTACCCGCTGCGCACCGACCGCTTCGATGCACGGGTGAGGGGCCTGCGCGTGTTCCTGCAGCACGGCATCATGGGCACCAAGTGGATGGCCGACCTCTACGGTCGCGACGCCGACGGCTTCTCGCCCGACCTCGTCATTGCGAGCTCCGAGCGCGAGCGCGACCTGTTGGTGCGCGACTTCGGCTACCGGCCCAGACAGATCGCCGTGACCGGGCTGTCGCGCTTCGACACGTTGATGGCGCACCATCCCACGCCCCGCAAGCGACTGCTGGTGATTCCCACCTGGCGCGACTGGCTTGCCAACCCCGATGACTATGCGGGCAGCGAGTACTCGCGCGAGTGGCACGGTCTGCTCTCCGACCCGACATTCGTCGCCATGTGTGCCGATGCGGGACTCGAGGTGGTGCTCTCGCTGCACCCCAACATGCGCCGCTACGTCGCCGACTTCGAGGATGCCGGCGTCACTGTCATGCGGCCGGGCGAGATCAGCGTGCAGGACCTGCTGATCGACTCCGCTGTGGTGCTCACGGACTACTCCTCCGTGGGCTTCGATGCGGCGCTGCTCCACCGACCGGTGCTGTACTTCCAGTTCGACCGCGACCGGTTCCTGGGCCGCAAGGGATCCCACCTCGACCTCGATTCGGACCTGCCCGGCGACATCGCCTTCACGCGGGCGCAGGTGATCGGCGCGCTGGGGAGAGTCATCGGCAACGGTCTCCAGCCCTCGGATGAGAACGTCCAGGTCGCGGACTCGTACTACCCCCCGCGCGACCAGCAGGCGAACGCACGGATCCACGCCGCGATCGCATCGGCCCATCGCACGCGGCGACTGCGCATCACGGCCGATGCGCGACGGACTCTCGAGCGCATCGCGACGTCGGGCTACCGGCGACTGCGGCGCTCCGATCTGTACTTCCCGCTCGCGCGCCTGGTACTCCGGGTCGCATCGGCGCTGCCGCGGGATGATCGCCGCGTGGTGTTCGAGTCCGGTGTGGGCAAGCAGTTCGGTGACAGCCCGCGGGCGATCTACGAGGAGGTCCTGCGCAGCAGGCCCGACCTTCGCACGGTGTGGGCGTACAACGGGCGGCCAGCGAACATCGGCGGAGGGGCCGACGTGGTCAAGCGCCTGTCGCTGCGCTACTTCGTCCACCTGGGCCGGGCTCGATTCTGGGTCTCGAACCAGAGCCTGCCGCACTACGTCCACAGCGACGCCCGGCGCGTCTACATCCAGACGTGGCACGGCACTCCGCTCAAGCGCATGCTTCACGATCTCGACGTGGTCACGGGACGGGATTCCGGCTACGTCGAGAGAGCGACGACGGCGGCCCAGCAGTGGTCGGTGCTCCTGTCGCCGAACCCCCACTCCTCGTCCGTGATGCGATCGGCCTTCCAGTTCGACGGCGACATCGTGGAGCTGGGGTACCCACGCAACGATGTGTTCTTCGGCGTCGCACGGCTCGAAGCCGAGGCGCGTGTGCGCCGCGCGTACCGGCTCTCGCCCACCCGGCGCATCGTGCTCTTCGCGCCGACGTTCCGTGACGACCAGCTGGGAAGCGCGAGCGGCCAGGGGCCCGCGGGCAACATCGATCCCGTGCTCTTCGCCCGCCGCTTCGGCGCCGATGCGGTGCTGCTGGTGCGCAAGCACGTCCTGGACCGCACCACCGTGGTGATTCCTGACGAGGCGTCCAGCGCCGTCGTCGACGTCTCCGACTATCCGGACACGCAGGACCTGCTGGCGGCGACAGACGTGCTGATCACGGACTACTCGTCACTGTTCTTCGACTTCGCGAACCTGCGCCGGCCCATGATCTTCCATGTGCCGGATCTGGACCGGTACCGGGACGAGCTCCGTGGCTTCTACCTCGACATGGAGAAGGACCTGCCCGGCCCCCTCACGCGCACCGACGACGAGGTGCATGAGGCGATCGAGACGGCGCTGACCGAGGGCGCGCTGCCCGGCTTCGACATCGACGCCTTCGCCGCTCGGTATTGTCCCCAGGACGACGGGTCGGCCTCAGCGCGCGTGGTCGAGACGCTGATGACGGACAGGAGCTAG
- the cimA gene encoding citramalate synthase, which produces MTDLTVEVYDTTLRDGAQQEGMNLSVADKMAIAPLLDELGVGVIEGGWPGAVPKDTEFFALAAKELTFRNAQLAAFGMTRKAGTTAAADPQVRALLDSEAPIVTLVAKSDIRHAERALRVAPDENLRMIEETVAFLAGEGRRVILDAEHFFDGYQYDAEYAIRALQAGVAAGADVVCLCDTNGGMLPDDVSEIVRAVGERVDAVLGMHAHNDSGCAVANSMAAVAAGATHVQGCVNGYGERTGNADLVAVVANLELKRGVSALKHDGLAESTRIAHAIAEITNIAPFARQPYVGASAFAHKAGLHASAIRVDPDLYQHLDPSLVGNDMRMLVSEMAGRASIELKGKELGFDLAGQNELLGRVTDRVKHAEAAGYTFDAADASFELLLRSELGETPAFWDVETWRVRVSSVPGDPTDADAEAVVKVRAGSERIVALGEGNGPVNALDHALRDALCGVYPEIEEFELTDFKVRIMEASHGTDAVTRVLITTVHRETGTTWRTVGVGPNVIEASWEALADSLVYGLLKAGVERR; this is translated from the coding sequence ATGACGGATCTCACAGTGGAGGTCTACGACACGACTCTGCGCGATGGCGCGCAGCAGGAGGGCATGAATCTGTCCGTCGCGGACAAGATGGCGATCGCACCCCTGCTCGACGAGCTCGGCGTGGGCGTCATTGAAGGGGGATGGCCCGGCGCGGTGCCCAAGGACACCGAGTTCTTTGCGCTCGCGGCCAAGGAGCTGACGTTCAGGAACGCTCAGCTCGCCGCCTTCGGCATGACGCGCAAGGCCGGCACCACCGCCGCCGCGGACCCGCAGGTGCGCGCGCTGCTCGACTCAGAGGCGCCCATCGTCACGCTGGTCGCAAAGTCGGACATCCGTCACGCCGAGCGCGCGCTTCGCGTCGCGCCCGACGAGAACCTGCGCATGATCGAGGAGACTGTCGCGTTCCTCGCGGGGGAGGGCCGGCGCGTGATCCTCGACGCGGAGCACTTCTTCGACGGCTACCAGTACGACGCCGAGTACGCGATCCGCGCGCTGCAGGCGGGCGTCGCGGCCGGCGCCGATGTGGTGTGCCTGTGCGACACCAACGGCGGCATGCTGCCCGATGACGTGAGCGAGATCGTGCGCGCCGTGGGCGAGCGCGTGGACGCAGTGCTCGGCATGCACGCACACAACGACTCCGGCTGTGCGGTGGCCAACTCGATGGCCGCCGTGGCCGCGGGCGCCACCCACGTGCAGGGCTGCGTGAATGGCTATGGCGAGCGCACGGGCAACGCAGATCTGGTCGCGGTGGTCGCGAACCTCGAGCTCAAGCGCGGCGTCAGCGCACTCAAGCACGACGGCCTCGCGGAGTCGACCCGGATCGCTCACGCCATCGCCGAGATCACCAACATCGCGCCGTTCGCGCGCCAGCCGTACGTCGGCGCCTCGGCCTTCGCGCACAAGGCTGGCCTGCACGCATCGGCGATCCGCGTGGATCCCGACCTCTACCAGCACCTGGACCCTTCGCTGGTGGGCAACGACATGCGCATGCTCGTGTCCGAGATGGCGGGCCGCGCCTCGATCGAGCTCAAGGGCAAGGAACTCGGGTTCGACCTGGCGGGGCAGAACGAGCTCCTGGGCCGCGTGACGGATCGCGTCAAGCACGCGGAGGCCGCCGGCTACACCTTCGATGCGGCCGATGCGTCCTTCGAGCTCCTGCTGCGCAGCGAGCTGGGGGAGACGCCGGCGTTCTGGGACGTCGAGACCTGGCGCGTGCGCGTCTCGTCAGTGCCGGGCGACCCGACCGATGCCGACGCCGAGGCCGTGGTGAAGGTGCGCGCGGGATCCGAGCGCATCGTCGCCCTGGGCGAGGGGAACGGACCGGTGAACGCCCTCGACCACGCCCTGCGCGACGCGCTGTGCGGCGTCTACCCGGAGATCGAGGAGTTCGAGCTCACCGACTTCAAGGTGCGCATCATGGAGGCGTCCCACGGCACCGATGCGGTCACCCGGGTGCTCATCACGACCGTCCACCGCGAGACCGGGACGACGTGGCGCACCGTGGGGGTGGGCCCGAACGTCATCGAGGCATCGTGGGAGGCGCTCGCCGACTCGCTCGTCTACGGGCTGCTCAAGGCGGGCGTCGAACGGCGCTAG
- a CDS encoding EAL domain-containing response regulator — MIDSDGAGRVLIIDDDPLVGQMLRAHVEAAGFEGRVTDDAATFFEIERQWHPTHVVVDLVMDHMDGLAVLDALAKAGSEAAVVISSGMGARVIGAAQEVTAAHGLTYAGALAKPFTAADVEAVLSATPNPRRQAALGSDEPLSPWDDPQFVEVFQRALDDGDVRFALQPKVSCRTRAVVGYEVLSRWEVDGVPVPPSIFVTRAEKTGLAAALTDRVFADALAWFADVVGPGDEHLSINLSASEFSTPGLDQRLAGACKKAGVDPHRVILELTETSPLEDARLSLELLTRLRLQGFRLSIDDFGVGYSSMRQLAALPFSEVKIDRSFVMEIAETREAEIFVRSMLDLAHALGLECTAEGVECAAVIDLLTEFGCDHAQGFHIARPMFPEALASWTAPALRT; from the coding sequence ATGATCGACTCAGACGGCGCTGGACGCGTACTCATCATCGACGACGACCCGCTCGTCGGTCAGATGCTGCGAGCGCACGTCGAGGCGGCCGGCTTCGAGGGGCGCGTCACGGATGACGCCGCCACGTTCTTCGAGATCGAACGCCAGTGGCATCCCACCCACGTGGTGGTCGATCTGGTGATGGATCACATGGACGGCCTGGCAGTCCTCGACGCGTTGGCCAAGGCGGGCTCCGAGGCCGCCGTCGTCATCTCGAGCGGCATGGGCGCCCGGGTGATCGGTGCCGCCCAAGAGGTCACCGCGGCCCACGGGCTCACCTACGCAGGGGCCTTGGCGAAGCCGTTCACGGCCGCTGACGTCGAGGCCGTGCTGAGTGCCACCCCCAACCCGCGCCGACAGGCGGCGCTGGGCAGCGACGAGCCCCTCTCCCCCTGGGACGACCCGCAGTTCGTCGAGGTGTTCCAGCGAGCGCTCGACGACGGCGACGTGAGGTTCGCTCTCCAGCCCAAGGTGTCCTGCCGGACCCGCGCCGTCGTGGGCTACGAGGTGCTGTCGAGGTGGGAGGTCGATGGCGTGCCGGTTCCTCCGTCGATCTTCGTCACGCGCGCAGAGAAGACCGGCCTGGCGGCGGCGCTGACCGACCGCGTGTTCGCGGACGCATTGGCGTGGTTCGCCGATGTGGTGGGTCCCGGCGACGAGCACCTGTCGATCAACCTGTCCGCGAGCGAGTTCAGCACGCCGGGACTGGACCAGCGCCTCGCCGGAGCCTGCAAGAAGGCCGGCGTGGATCCCCACCGGGTGATCCTGGAGCTGACGGAGACCAGCCCTCTCGAGGATGCCCGGCTCTCGCTGGAGCTGCTCACCCGGCTGCGACTTCAAGGCTTCCGCCTCTCGATCGACGACTTCGGCGTGGGCTATTCGTCGATGCGCCAGCTGGCCGCGCTGCCGTTCAGCGAGGTGAAGATCGACCGCTCCTTCGTGATGGAGATCGCGGAGACCCGGGAGGCGGAGATCTTCGTCCGCTCGATGCTGGACCTCGCCCATGCGCTCGGCCTCGAGTGCACGGCCGAAGGCGTCGAGTGCGCCGCGGTCATCGATCTGCTGACCGAGTTCGGGTGCGATCATGCGCAGGGGTTCCACATCGCACGCCCCATGTTCCCCGAGGCCCTCGCATCGTGGACGGCACCGGCACTGCGTACTTGA
- a CDS encoding MBOAT family O-acyltransferase: MVFTSIVFVFLFLPIAMALFYVFPARWRTIPLLVTSAVFYAWGEPVLVLLILGTGMVTYYLGKVLLRAQGVARKWWLTVGIVVISIPLVVFKYLEFVLDSLGLERVSADVNLPLPIGVSFYTFMSISYLVDIYRRRDDGAPGLLDFSGFLAMYPHLVAGPIVRWAHIGPQLANPKFDPGLFTYGAIRVATGLAKKAVLADSIAPIVDSLFASGHPTSVGAAWLAVILYSLQIYLDFSAYSDIAIGLAAMMGVRFHENFRYPYLARSAREFWQRWHISLGSWFRDYVYIPLGGSRVSPLKVWRNLFVVWALTGLWHGAAWTFVLWGLYYGVLIGIERFAIGKPLERLPRWLQHVYGVLVAMLGWVLFRAVDVGQAMAYYRSLFGAGGVPLWDAHATLALQRGAGLAIVSIALAAGAAKWLMDRVRSQIALPDDDESLTSLAETRAARVLSTRAAIGWSVVVVACMLIATAYMVSLTYAPFIYFRF; this comes from the coding sequence ATGGTCTTCACGAGCATCGTCTTTGTCTTCCTGTTCCTGCCCATCGCGATGGCGCTGTTCTACGTCTTCCCTGCGCGATGGAGGACCATTCCCCTGCTCGTCACGAGCGCGGTGTTCTACGCCTGGGGCGAGCCCGTCCTGGTGCTGCTGATCCTCGGCACCGGCATGGTCACCTACTACCTCGGCAAGGTGCTGCTGCGCGCGCAGGGCGTGGCCCGCAAGTGGTGGCTCACCGTCGGCATCGTCGTGATCTCGATCCCGTTGGTGGTGTTCAAGTACCTCGAGTTCGTCCTCGACTCCTTGGGCCTCGAGCGCGTGTCCGCCGACGTCAACCTCCCCTTGCCCATCGGCGTGAGCTTCTACACGTTCATGTCGATCAGCTACCTCGTGGACATCTACCGCCGCCGCGACGACGGCGCCCCCGGGCTGCTCGACTTCTCCGGGTTCCTGGCGATGTACCCGCACCTGGTCGCGGGGCCGATCGTGCGGTGGGCCCACATCGGCCCTCAACTCGCGAACCCTAAGTTCGATCCGGGACTGTTCACGTATGGCGCGATCCGCGTGGCGACCGGTCTCGCGAAGAAGGCCGTGCTGGCGGACTCGATCGCACCCATCGTCGACAGCCTGTTCGCGAGCGGCCATCCCACGTCGGTGGGGGCCGCGTGGCTGGCAGTCATCCTCTACTCGCTGCAGATCTATCTGGACTTCTCCGCTTACTCGGACATCGCCATCGGCCTTGCGGCCATGATGGGCGTCCGCTTCCACGAGAACTTCCGCTACCCGTACCTCGCACGCTCCGCCCGCGAGTTCTGGCAGCGGTGGCACATCTCGCTGGGGTCATGGTTCCGCGACTACGTGTACATCCCGCTGGGCGGCTCCCGCGTCTCGCCCCTCAAGGTGTGGCGCAACCTCTTCGTGGTCTGGGCGCTCACGGGCCTGTGGCACGGCGCGGCGTGGACGTTCGTCCTCTGGGGCCTCTACTACGGAGTGCTCATCGGCATCGAGCGGTTCGCGATCGGGAAGCCCCTGGAACGCCTGCCGCGATGGCTGCAGCACGTGTACGGCGTCCTGGTCGCGATGCTGGGCTGGGTGCTGTTCCGCGCCGTCGACGTGGGCCAGGCGATGGCCTACTACCGTTCGCTGTTCGGCGCGGGCGGGGTTCCCCTGTGGGACGCCCACGCCACGCTCGCCCTCCAGCGCGGTGCGGGCCTCGCGATCGTGTCGATCGCGCTCGCCGCGGGTGCCGCGAAGTGGCTGATGGATCGTGTCCGCAGTCAGATCGCGCTGCCGGACGACGACGAGTCCCTCACGTCCCTCGCCGAGACTCGCGCAGCACGCGTGCTGTCGACACGCGCCGCGATCGGCTGGTCCGTGGTGGTGGTGGCGTGCATGCTGATCGCGACCGCCTACATGGTTTCCTTGACGTACGCCCCGTTCATCTACTTCAGGTTCTGA